TAGATAATACTCCCAGCCTCCCTCTAATACATAGTTAGCATGAAAATAGTCCACAACAAGAGGTATAACGAACCCAAGACAATCAACCAGGTATACCCGATAGAGTGAACAATTGCTTGAAGAGTTGCAATTCGCGCAACCCATCGATGAAAGTTATTGTACGTTCCAAAGTCCCAACCAGTTAGCCACATGAGGAGATTATTCCTCATACCAAAGAGCCAAATCACTGGGAAGTTGGCCCACGAGATAATACCCGTGCGATCTGAGACATAACGAAGAAGCTGTTTCGCCGTCGATGGAAAGCTGCAGCAATGTGAGTCCCGAGCCATTATTAACCAAGGACGATTGGTACTTACTACATATTGACTGGCACGATTCTGTATCCAAGGATGCTCAACgcgatgttgagaaggaggaaagCAAACAAGGTCCAAGACTGTATCTGGGGAGGGACAGTTCCCCAGCCGACTTTCTGCGCGCATCGATCTCCAATAAAAGCTGGGACAGCGATGCGGTTAAGTGCCCAATTGTAAAAGTTCCAGAGTCGGCCGCCGGACTTTGGAGAATAGTTGCGAAGCATTTGCAGATTGGCGATATGAAGGATTGCGTGGTTCAAGACGCCGATAGCTACTACGACGATCCAGAAGGTGATCATGGCGCGCCTATTAATATTTAGCACTCTGGCTGACATACCCGAGGATGTTCCTACCCGTAGACATCATGGTAAGTATACGTATACGCCACAGAGTCCTGCATCACAATCAGTTTCGCTCAACCTTCACTCTCAGATTACCTACCAAAGTATCCCACCAGATCCCAAACCAATGCTCAGAAGGCACGACAACCTCTCTAAACAAAACACCCTCATCCGTCTCATTCTGCTCAAATCTTCTCACTCCCTTGACATCTTCGGCTGTATAATTCGAAATCACGTCAAACGGCGGTAAAACAATATGCGCCTGCTCCCGACACGTCTCATTGTACGGCCCCAGCCCTACCTCTCTCGCTCCAGGCGTGCAATATACATCAACACACAAATACAATGATAATATTGCTTTGGGGCTGTAGCAGGTTTTGGTAAAACCCGTTTGGTTCCGCAGCACGTCGTCGAAATGCACGGGCTTTAGGCAGGCGAAACACGCGTCGTAGCATACCCGCTCAGGAGATCTGTCCTCGGCTGCAAGGGAAAGCGTCCATAGTGAGAGATTGATGAGCAGCGCGCCCAGAGAAGGTGCGAATTTCATGGCGCCGCCGCTGGGCTGATCAAAGATAAAGAGAGGCAGGGGTTTAAGTTGAGCGGTTTATCAGATCTAAAATCATGATCAGATAAGAGCAAGACGTCACGTGTGATAGTGGAGCTTTCAAAAGTTCCAGGATCCGGTTTTACCCTCAGATGACTTGGTACCTTACGTATCCTCTGTATATGAAGGTTGCACTAGGCTAAATGGGGCTAGTTTATTGATCCAAATATGTGGTAGTCTTAATAGTCGAATTCCTGCCTAATTGCTCGTTTTGATGACTAGTCAGACTACGCTACACCCATTGGGAATAGCTTCGTTTACTCTATGCTTTACCACTATCACTATTTCTAAACCCGTGTTCTACACTCTTCTGGCCCTGGATATCTCCATAAAGAGCAGCGATTACTTTCCTTGCATCATACCAATGTTCCTCGGAACTCCCAGTTCCCTGAGGGAATTCGTCAGACCAAGTTTTACCCATTGCTGGAGCATAGGAAGGAGACGTGGCTACCATGGTGATCTCCCTTGGGCAGGAGGCCTTGAAAAGGAAGGAGTGAGGTCACTGCGGTCTCTGAGGTGATCGATGACCAACGACTCTGAGACCAAAGGATCATCAACGCTTTATTAAAAGTCTTGGGCATTTTTGTACGCTTGATATTAGTTCtactaaagttataaatCATTATACTGGTTGATCTGGATGATCTGATCATAAGTTTTTATCAGCTCGTCGTGCTCGCTTATACTTTGTACTGCTCGCAAGTCTCGAACGCCAGTACGGCTACCGTAAGACACAATTTCTGTACTCCTTATTGAATCATAGGTGATCAAGTGATCACAATGAGCCTCGCCAAGTCCGACACTGCATTCAAGGTCTGCAAGGCAGAAATTGATCTCTTGTCTTCTAATGATGGATGGACCAGCCTACCAGAACGGCCCTCTATAGCCATTCTCCTCTTCGGCCGCTACAGCCTTGCataggtacctaggtatcCGTTTCTACCTCTTTTACTTAACCTTAAGATGACAGGCTAGACCTCAATGGCTAAGACCTTGACCACAACGCTGATAATAATGTTATACGCGATGCCGACTATCCTTGGAATTGCCCTGAATGTTGTTTACGCTGTAGAAATTGGCCAGGCATCTGGCTGGGGATAGCGCCACCAGGTGATCGCCCCAACGAAGCTGATCTGAACTCAATCCAATCCTGTCACGCTCTAGACATATGAATAAGAAAAACCTCTCCCAAATGCATTAAGAACCCATCAGCTTTCCCTTGGAGAATGTCCAACCAGACGTCACAAAAAAtgtaaaaagaaaaaaggttaaaaaaaagaattaaaaaaCAAGAGGCAAAATACACAGCTCTACGCACAGAGCGCTACCAAGATGATCTCGAGCCTCTAGTCTCGACCTCAGAACGGGCGACTGAGTTATCTGTGCTGGTTTAAGCTCTCAtccacaagtctcaactgcaaatagCACATCTGGCCCACAACTTGAACATTATACCACAATGCCTCACGAAAATAACAGCCCCATGATGTCAGTATAATCAGCCAAGAGGAAATGATATCTCAAAAACGACTGGCACTGTTCTAACAAAAGGGGCAAATCTTGTCTACAGTTCATACCCTCGCGAAGATTTGCGCCATAAGCTTATCGTTGAATACCTTTCGACGCCGCTCTATCTCACCTTTTCAGTTCAGTTTAGACATTTGAAGTTGGAACTAGCGGTCAATGGGAAAAGGGAATACACAGAAGGTAACTTTCAATTACTTAATAGTACATCAGGGCTAACAGACCTCGATATTTCAGGAAAGGTTCTTGTTATTATCTGCTACATTCAGGATCATATAAAAGAATTAGTGCCACTATGGTCCGCACCCTGGAGTCCAATCTGCTACATCATGAAAAGTCTGATATTCCAGTGTTAAAGTCAGCCTATCTATGGAAGTCATGCAACGGAACTCAAGCTCTATGTCTTGAAGGTAATAGTGCACCGTGTGTCTCTTGAAAATTTCCACCATCAGCAACCATCGTTCTCCACAGCCTGTACCACAGCCAGGATTGGAGCACCACAATATATGTTCGGTACTGCTATTGAGGATAGGGTGCTCATCAGTTTCGAAACTGAGGTTTGAGAGCCAGTTTATGGAATCTGGGCCACCATAAGACACGTTCATCCGAACGCGAAGTGTGACACAATTGTCCTCATAAACCCAGATGTATCGTGCTCCACACTCATGACAAACGTAGCTGCGGTCAGGGCATCGATGCCTATAGTACGCTTGGTACCGATCTGAAAAATAACAATATTTTTCTAGGGTTATAAAAGATGCGATAGATTCCAGTTGGTCAGAGGCGTGTTGGCATAGTCCATCGCCGTTCAATTCTTGTAGTTGTTTTAATAAAAACGACTTTATTTTCCTCATGTCGAGATCTTGTGGATCCTGTCGACGATGAATCTTCATCATGGGAAAAGTTCTGGAGTATTGGCTGCGTATACCTATGGCATTAGACCAATATGTGATACGTGGATGAAATCTGTGGAGGCTTGGTGAATAGCGATACTTGTCATAGACTGAAATAATATGATCAGGATGGTCGCACGTGATATCTTCATCCTGTTCTTCCAGTGCCTTTTTGATGGGTATTACTGGAATCTTGCTCGAGGTTTTGAGGTGCTCGCAAGCAGCAAAGTGACCCAGTAGCCCGACACAGCGATTTTCCATTCGTCGATCTTGAGGGAATAAAAGCTCCGGGTGTGATTTGTCGCATCCAGTACATCTAACTGGCTTCCAGAGAGCTCTGAGTCTTTCTTCGAGCTTGCCCGAGTCGAAAAGTTTGCCGCAAGGACTGCATAGAGATCTGCGGCGGAATATCGTTTTAACCATACGAAGCTGTTCGAACCCGGTTTTCGTTATGCAGTATTGTTCTTCGTTGCTTCGCAGCATTTCCAGCCGAAACGATTTGAATTCAAAACCGCCCAACAGATGACGAAGGATGCCACAGGTTTGGTGGACCATGTAAAGAGAACTGTACGGCAAAAGTATCATGATTTGAAGTAGCAATTCTTGTGGGAGGCGCAGAAGTAATGAGATCTGCATCAGGGAGTTTTGAGGCTCCAGGGGTCCAAGAGACATCGATATCTCTCCACGCTCTTGTCCGGACGTAGCTAGTAGACAAGTTCCGGATTCCTTATCGTCAAAAAAAGGAACCTGGGACGTGTCAGCCTTTCGCCGGAAACGATTTAACTGTCGTAGAGCCCATGGCAACGAGTAATGATGCTGTAGCCTGAAACATCTCTCCATATCCTCGGTGTCCATTTTGGGAATTTTTAGCTAGGCACATAAGATAAGGTGAAAAAAAGCATGACGGAGATGTTGCAACTAGCATTATTTATAGAGCCACTGGGCGGGCTTTGTGTAATAAACTTTTACATGTGAACACTGATTGTGAAAAGTCGAATGAGTCCATCTTTTAGGTTTTCTTTTAGCATTCATGCTGTGGTAATTGGTCAGGCATTTtggtataatatataaatagtgAACTGGATGTGTTACTCgcagttgagacctgtggTGTAAACTATATATATGCGCATACAAACCTTATACTAGctgagacttgtggctgagagcttatatcaccagATTGAACTTAGTAAACGTTCTACAAAGCCTAAGCATACTAGAGTTTTTGTACCGAGCAGACAATTCGTTTGCAGGATGTAGCATGTAAAGCTTTCTAATAAAGTGCATTCTTAAGATTTGCTTGAGTTAAACAACCGTAAGCTGCTAAAACCCGATCTTAGACTAGATTATTTTAGCACCCTCACTCAATGTCAGAGGTTTTCTTACTCACTGGGGGTGGTTATCCTTGACTTGCCTTTGTCAAGCCCTCACAGTCACAGCAgcgacaccatcaacaacagcgacaccatcaacaacagcgacaccatcaacaacagcgacaccatcaacaacagcgacaccatcaacaacagcgacaccatcaacaacagcgacaccatcaacagcagcagcagcaataaTGAGCTTCGAGGCTGTACCAGACTTGGCGGTTGAGCACTTGACCGGCGTCGGTCACTTGGTGATATTAGCCAAGAAGGCGGCCAAGGCCTTCACTCCCTTGAGCAGATCACGGTGAGCCCAAGCAACGAGCCCAGCCAAGCTTTTAAAAGAATCCCGGTAGCTACAATAAGATGCCGTACTGGAAGTTGGAGTAGTATTAAACGATTATGCCAAAATTATAGGTTTCATCACTGGTCTATAGCAAGCAGGAGTATACCAAATTATATATGTATCACCTTATCTTATCATGACTTTTTCTCTGTATGCCTCGCCATCATGTACAAGGTCCCAAATCTCACCATTCATAACACCAAGGACGAACCTATCACCAACGAGGATAAATATTCTTTCTGGCAATCCCTCCATATCACCCTTTGTTACCTCTTTGACCACAAAAGGTATGCTGGCCCCTTCAACAACAAAAACCTCATCACCCACCTGGGCCTTATCATATACAAGGCTAATTCATCCAGTGTTAAGACGCACAGTCTTTTCCCGTTGCAACGCTTAAGGATCTATATAACATATCTTTTGAAACTCCCTAGACCTTTGAAAATCTCTATTAGCTGCATTCTTTCGCCATCGTTGGTATTCGGATCTCCAAAATATCCCCATAGACTATCGACGTTATCAAAGACCTCCCCGTTATATCTTCTGACGTAAGTTGTAGCGTCTTTCGCAACCTCGGGGTACACCACAGTATCGAATATTAGAGTCCTGATAAACAGAGATAGAGGTCTTAGGCCGCTATCCCATTTATAAGCTTCCTCCATAGGTACATCTTTAGGGATTTCAGATTCCTAAAGATATGATTCATCTGGTACAAGACTTGCCCATTATCCAATTAGGAAGTAATTATTTGCAATATCACATATATCACCTAGCTTCTTAATCCTGCCGAGGCTGACCACTTGAATATAAAGCTGTTTAGATATCTCGCCGTTAGCCGTTAAATAATTAGAAATCGTCTATGTGTCGATGAGATAGGGATATAGTATTTGCTAACCCTAAATATATAAGACGACCTCTTTAGAAACCCTGTAAATAGTTTATATCTCCTTCTGGTAGCTCTCTAAGTAGTACTCTAGTAAGGAGAAAGAATTATCTAGTCTGGGACGTATATTAGTAATCCTGGTATAGTTAAttctttaataatatataaaagaatattaaggCTAATTAAACCTATTAGCAAGATGGCAAGTTTAGtatatacctataatataGAGTTGCTATAGTTAACTTAAATATTTAGgtagtattattaaatacttagttaCTATAgttcttctttattatacTACTATCTTTCCTTTTATTCtttattctttttctatATCcttttataatcttaatcTAAAAAAGgaataatagtatataatttATCTCTTAGTTTAGTTATACTATAGGATCTTATATCTACTAAGATCTTTAaaacttacttattataggtaatataagaaatagataaatatagtaatataacATAGTTAACTAAGAATAAGAGTTTCTTAATCTACCTTGTATTTATATTCTAATAGTAAAACGCCTTAAAACTTTCCTAATCTAGTTAGTAATTACTATAGATAATAGTAGCTATTTATATAGAGATAATCTCTTAAAGTACCCAAACCTAAAAAAATTATAATCTCTTAAATAATTACctattataacttatttctCCTAAAGAATAGTTAAAGCTTCTATGgtagtataattattattattagccGGTTTATTAAGTTTACAGAGGCATCTTATGGCTATATTACTTTCCGACAAGCCTCTTCTAAGATATACTATTACTCTTAAGGTATTCTTATAGATGAGACCTATAAGACTGATCTGGTGATTCTTTTCGGCGAGGGAATCTTAATTAATGTAAATGGAGTTAATTCAGAGGAGCCGAGATATATAGGAATTATGCAAACTACTTAGTATAGTATGGCAGTTGCGCGAGATAAGTATGTGAATCTGGGAGTTATTGTTATCTTATATATTGATTGAAACAGAGTCTTTCGTGTCACCCTAAACATAGGAAACGGTATTATAAGACTGGACGTCGCTAAGGTTGGTGTTCAGAAGACAAAGGGTAAGCGGCGTGTGAGAAGGTCCTGGTTGAAGAGAAATCAGACGAAAGGAATCATCTTTATTCAGAATATTCTTTGAGTAGAGGTTTTGTAATTGAGGGTTCATTTTAGCTGATACTTTCAGTGCGATTTCAGTCAAAGACATCCCTGTTCATGTCTCAATTTGTTCCTGTCATCATTGTTGTGGCTTGGACATCTGAGCGGTCGTTCATGGCAGAATCTTGTTGtatttgtttgtttgtttgtttgtttgtatatttttcgtctGGGTGGCTGTAACGAAGCCAGATCTCCTACTGGAGCAAAagacgtgctgagctagcTAGGTACAGGGAAACCCCGCTTCCTTCACCATCCAGCATACCAATGGCACAAAAGGTGCTGTATTTCTCAAGCCCGTCACCCGTCAGCGGGTTCGGGGGCAATCTACTGTCGAGCTTTTTCCACCGACCAGAATTCTCTCACGCATCACTACATCTGCTGACGCAGTCCACAATCTCCAGTAACCAAGTTGTAGCTCGTAGTCGACTGTCGTGGCGGCAGGGAAAAACCTTGGGAAGGAATCAGAGGCCGGCGGTGCGGCTTGCCTTCAAAGGGGAAAAACCCATCGCAATCGGCGTCGTTGATCGGGAGGATGTCGCTACCGATGCCACGGGCACCGTCCTCCGATATCTAAGGCGTTCTGGTTCTGAGGTGCCGCCATTAGATCCGACAAAGGTGTTGTCAGAGAAGGTGAACTCTCCAAAATTCCTTCTCTGAAAACTGCTGTTAGGGAGCCGATGGCGTCCCCGCAGTATTGTGTGGCCGAGTAGCCCGTAGAAAATCCCGCTCCTAACAGTGCACTAACAGTGCGTGCCAAGAAAGAATTTTTACAGGGGAGAGTTAGAATCTTGTTGTACCGCTGTGTAATTTTCCAATGTAGGGTAAGTAGTAAACATAATCTCAGTTTACAAGAAAGGCATACGCTCTAAAACTATATACAAAAATCATCCAAGCCTTGACTTAAGCGGAGTACTCGGAGTAAAAGCAGCTAGTAGCGtgctcaatctcagcaaCACGGGCGTTAAAGCCAAGACACTCCTTGTCGCTGTTTCCAGGGCGGGAGTTACCAGTAGCAACCCAAACAGTCCAAGAGCCATCAGGGCCGTTGGGGCACGCAGTGAAGCCGCTAGCATCCTTAAAGTTAAGGTTGCCAGACTTGTCGATCTTCCAGCCCTTTGTCTCGAACGCCTCGGGAAGTGGGTTCTTGGTGACGGTGGCATACTGAAGAACACCTTGGCCTATATAATGTCAATAACAATTCAATTGATAAGCGTGAGGCGATAACTTACCCATTCCGGAGCGATCAGTGTAAGCGcgctgctgcttctttcCAGTGTTGTAGAGGAACAGTTCACCCTCGCTCAGACGGAAGACAGCTGATCCATCAGACTTGCCAGTGCAGGTGGCATTCTGCTTATCCTTGGGAAGACCGAGCAGGAAGCCGTTCTCCGAGGCGCTGAAGTGCGTGAAGTGGATAGGGCTGGCGGATCGCAGAGCGACGAGGCCAAAGGTATTGGGGGCGGGAGAGTTGCCGGACTTGGCGGGGCCGGTCTTGGTGCACTCCTCTGCAGGGGCGGCGGCAGCGAGGCCGAGGAGAGAGGCGGCGAAGAGAGTCTTGAACTGCATTTTGATTGATGTTTGTTGTTTGggttggattggattggattgcAGTGGGAAAGGTAGGTGGTGGTGAAGGACTTATATAAATGTGAATACGAGGTCCCAAGGGATCTTCAGTTGATCTTTGGACGAATGAGGAGTGCAACGGCAGTTACTGACATCATTTCAATGGAGGAGGATAACCCCGGTAGGGAACTTCTCCCTTTAATGTCACCGTACCGTTACATCCAATTACAAACTGTCGGGTCTTTCGGAGCGTTTCACATAGAAATTATTCCGCCAGGGGAAGCAGGCAAACGTAGGATCTCTAGTCTAAATGACAAAAAGCCTTAGGTAAACTTAGTGTATCCTTAGACCCAACTTGTTTTTGTCGCCCTAATTCAGAGCCAGAGGCTTCTGAGGCTAGCTGAAAAAAAAACCTCGCCACTTCACTGCCTCCCCGATACGAGATCGAGAACACATGATGGGTTTCCATCTCGTAAAGAACGGCATATGTGCCGAGGATCGCCAGTAACGTGCCAGTAGAATATCCCTGCATTGAACAACAGAACAAACCAGATGCTGCGATGGGCTATTAATACCCACTGACGTAGGCCGAGATCTATGCAAGATCCACTAACTACGGCTAACGGAACGGAACATGAAGGATCATTTACCTCATTGCATTGCTATGTAATTCAGCTGAGATATTTGTTCAATTTTTGACACTTTTCTAGAACGCATTTCGTGGGTGGTATAACAGCGTCGCATGAATTCATTTCATTGCTAAACTCTAATCCAAATGAGGCGCTGATCTATTTGTTGACCACGTCACACAGAGACTATCCACAGCTAAAAATAGAACCATCATGCATTGTATCTATCGTTGCACAAAAGTTCAGCTTTCGTATTTCCTCACCgttcagcctcaacaaaCACCGAACATCTAACCTGACCGCTGATTCTTGGCCAATTCCTCAATAGTCTTTTCAAAATCTTCAGGTTCTCTTCCTAAAAGCTCTTTCATCGTGTTTGTTACACCAGCTGTTTCTCCAGCGCGGATGGCGTCCCATGCTGTAGCCCACGTCCTCGCTCTCTCCTCTGTTCCGAAGTATTCTTTGATTTGAGGGAGGTTGATATACTCGTCTACGCTGATTTCTTGGATCTTAAAGTCTTTTCCTGCAGCGCGCGATAGGACTTCAACGGTCTCTGCCAATTTCCAGGATTTGGGACCGGTCAAAGTGACGATCTGGTTGGTGTATTtgaatgatgaagatgatttCGCGTATGAAGCGATGAGACGTGCAGTCGCTTCGCCGAGTTCATCTCTCTTGACCCAGCTAACGCCAGGTCCACTTCCATCATGGGGGATGAGAATCTGGGATGGAGGGCTCTTCAGGTCGAGGAATGATGTGTAAATAGGGAATGACTCGCTGTATAGACCCTCGCGAATACTCGTCCACGTAATTTCGTTGTTGGCGCTCGCGAGCTTTCGCAGATGCGCCTCACTGTCGAGATGAGCACCCATGACCTCAGCCTTGGTAGTGCTCTCATTAATCGACGCAAACCCAAGTGACGAGTAGAAAATATGCTTT
The window above is part of the Fusarium oxysporum f. sp. lycopersici 4287 chromosome 8, whole genome shotgun sequence genome. Proteins encoded here:
- a CDS encoding hypothetical protein (At least one base has a quality score < 10) — encoded protein: MEGLPERIFILVGDRFVLGVMNGEIWDLSGTASKLIIAAAAVDGVAVVDGVAVVDGVAVVDGVAVVDGVAVVDGVAVVDGVAAVTVRA